In a single window of the Micromonospora inositola genome:
- a CDS encoding phosphatase domain-containing protein — MFRLIATRGLPASGKTTFARRLQPGVVRVNRDDLRRMMHGERLFTQWAEGQVTRAQRAQVEALLAARVSVCVDDTNLRARTLRDWAELAERFDAAFEVHDFTDVPLEECLRRDAARPESDRVGEAAIRRLHERYLANRSLPLPVPTARTGPPAAVHPPHPEPPAIVLVDIDGTVALNLSRSPYDMTRVGEDAPNEAVIAAVRAMHAAGHGVVFCSGRDASARADTEAWLARHVKVPYLALHLRAVGDHRKDAIVKREIYEREIRDRYRVVGVFDDRMQVVRMWRSLDLTVFQVAEGDF, encoded by the coding sequence ATGTTCCGTCTGATCGCGACCCGGGGCCTGCCGGCCTCCGGCAAGACCACCTTCGCCCGCCGGCTCCAGCCCGGCGTGGTCCGGGTCAACCGGGACGACCTGCGCCGGATGATGCACGGCGAGCGGCTCTTCACCCAGTGGGCCGAGGGGCAGGTCACCAGGGCCCAGCGGGCCCAGGTGGAGGCGCTGCTGGCGGCCCGGGTGAGCGTCTGCGTGGACGACACCAACCTGCGCGCCCGGACCCTTCGGGACTGGGCGGAGCTGGCCGAGCGGTTCGACGCCGCGTTCGAGGTGCACGACTTCACCGACGTGCCGCTGGAGGAGTGCCTGCGCCGGGACGCCGCCCGGCCGGAGTCCGACCGGGTCGGCGAGGCGGCGATCCGCCGGCTGCACGAGCGTTACCTGGCCAACCGATCGTTACCGCTGCCGGTGCCGACGGCCCGCACGGGCCCGCCGGCCGCGGTCCACCCACCCCACCCCGAGCCGCCGGCGATCGTGCTGGTGGACATCGACGGCACGGTGGCGCTGAACCTCTCCCGCAGCCCGTACGACATGACCCGGGTGGGCGAGGACGCGCCGAACGAGGCGGTGATCGCGGCGGTGCGGGCGATGCACGCGGCCGGCCACGGAGTGGTCTTCTGCTCCGGCCGGGACGCCTCCGCCCGGGCCGACACAGAGGCCTGGCTGGCCCGACACGTCAAGGTCCCCTACCTGGCGCTGCACCTGCGGGCCGTCGGCGACCACCGCAAGGACGCGATCGTCAAGCGGGAGATCTACGAACGGGAGATCAGGGACCGCTACCGGGTGGTCGGCGTCTTCGACGACCGGATGCAGGTGGTCCGGATGTGGCGGTCGCTCGACCTCACCGTGTTCCAGGTCGCCGAGGGCGACTTCTGA
- the rpmE gene encoding 50S ribosomal protein L31, with protein MKQNIHPEYVTTEVSCSCGNTFTTRSTAKGGAIHVETCSACHPFYTGKQRVLDTAGRVAKFQQKYAKVQAKKAK; from the coding sequence ATGAAGCAGAACATCCACCCGGAGTACGTGACCACCGAGGTCAGCTGCTCCTGCGGTAACACCTTCACGACCCGCAGCACCGCCAAGGGCGGCGCCATCCACGTCGAGACCTGCAGCGCCTGCCACCCGTTCTACACCGGTAAGCAGCGCGTTCTCGACACCGCCGGCCGGGTCGCGAAGTTCCAGCAGAAGTACGCCAAGGTTCAGGCCAAGAAGGCCAAGTAG
- the prfA gene encoding peptide chain release factor 1, whose protein sequence is MSSERLAALLDEYAELEKRLADPAIHADQGTARRVGRRYAELVPLHKAAGELEQARADLVAARELAAEDPAFATEAESIAATLPALEERLAELLIPRDPHDAKDVIVEIKAGEGGEESALFAGDLLRMYTRYAERRGWLTEVIDAQDSDLGGVKDVSLAIKTKGVPEGGNGVWSRLKWEGGVHRVQRVPVTESQGRIHTSAAGVLVLPEAEDVDVTIDPNDLRIDVFRSSGPGGQSVNTTDSAVRITHVPTGIVVSCQNEKSQLQNREQAMRILRARLLAAAQEQADAAASDARKAQVRTVDRSERIRTYNFPQNRITDHRIGYTAYNLDLALAGELDGVLDALAEADRAARLAGETELTRR, encoded by the coding sequence ATGAGCAGTGAGCGCCTGGCCGCCCTCCTCGACGAGTACGCCGAGCTGGAGAAGCGGCTCGCCGACCCGGCCATCCACGCCGACCAGGGCACCGCCCGGCGGGTGGGTCGCCGCTACGCCGAGCTGGTCCCGCTGCACAAGGCGGCCGGCGAGCTGGAGCAGGCCCGCGCCGACCTGGTCGCCGCCCGCGAGCTGGCCGCCGAGGACCCGGCGTTCGCGACCGAGGCCGAGTCGATCGCGGCGACCCTGCCGGCGCTGGAGGAACGGCTGGCGGAGCTGCTGATCCCGCGCGACCCGCACGACGCCAAGGACGTGATCGTGGAGATCAAGGCCGGCGAGGGTGGCGAGGAGTCGGCCCTGTTCGCCGGCGACCTGCTGCGGATGTACACCCGGTACGCCGAGCGGCGCGGCTGGCTCACCGAGGTGATCGACGCGCAGGACTCCGACCTCGGCGGCGTCAAGGACGTCTCGCTGGCGATCAAGACCAAGGGCGTGCCCGAGGGGGGCAACGGCGTCTGGTCCCGGCTGAAGTGGGAGGGCGGGGTGCACCGGGTGCAGCGCGTCCCGGTCACCGAGTCGCAGGGCCGGATCCACACCAGCGCGGCCGGCGTGCTGGTGCTGCCGGAGGCCGAGGACGTGGACGTCACCATCGACCCGAACGACCTGCGGATCGACGTGTTCCGTTCGTCCGGGCCGGGTGGCCAGTCGGTGAACACCACCGACTCGGCGGTCCGGATCACCCACGTGCCGACCGGGATCGTGGTCTCCTGCCAGAACGAGAAGTCCCAGCTGCAGAACCGGGAGCAGGCCATGCGGATCCTGCGCGCCCGGCTGCTCGCGGCGGCGCAGGAGCAGGCCGACGCGGCCGCCTCGGACGCCCGCAAGGCGCAGGTCCGGACGGTGGACCGCTCGGAGCGGATCCGCACCTACAACTTCCCGCAGAACCGGATCACCGACCACCGGATCGGCTACACCGCGTACAACCTCGACCTGGCCCTCGCCGGCGAGCTGGACGGCGTCCTCGACGCCCTGGCGGAGGCCGACCGCGCCGCCCGCCTGGCCGGCGAAACCGAACTGACCCGCCGCTGA
- a CDS encoding GGDEF domain-containing protein: MSWLDRVDDQVDALRHARALQEASRSAEACAILDRVIRTTSDPNARADALVQRLSALINLGRTAEFTRAIEEASSATRDLAEPYLRGHLNALAALAAHHQGALDRCVTHLVKASRWLGTVDDPDRDTAWGWHDLAMAYSYLSFHGHALGAIERARQVGLAAGIPEETFAAPGIRLRNAVALDHNGDSDGCLRVLRDVAGDLNRFLRAGRAGNLRPSSLAAYGYAAARRAALGDRVESGTDADPARLLGHGGDSARARDMRQLGQVCLAVADGRPIEAVTRLDAAQVSAETLGAAEPSRLRSIALARAGDHAAAHQADRHAFRLAAQRNDRLRDVYIDGIAARIDHEEMRREAARYEGEALTDPLTGLPNRRRLERYIGAVVAGGERVVIGVCDLDGFKAVNTRHGHHSGDLVLQRIAGVINRVMRRGDFVARYGGDEFVVVLAGAGMSEAAEVARRIDAAVRTEDWESLVPGTPVGVSIGFAEVGGTGASLREALGTAFELADREMLRAKSRPRAS, from the coding sequence GTGAGCTGGCTCGACCGGGTCGACGACCAGGTTGACGCCCTCCGGCACGCCCGGGCGTTGCAGGAGGCCAGCCGCTCGGCGGAGGCCTGCGCCATCCTGGACCGGGTCATCCGTACCACCAGCGACCCGAACGCCCGCGCCGACGCCCTGGTCCAGCGCCTCTCCGCGCTGATCAACCTCGGTCGGACGGCGGAGTTCACCCGGGCCATCGAGGAGGCGTCCAGCGCCACCCGCGACCTGGCCGAGCCCTACCTGCGCGGGCACCTCAACGCGCTGGCCGCGCTGGCCGCGCACCACCAGGGGGCGCTGGACCGCTGCGTCACCCACCTGGTCAAGGCCTCCCGCTGGCTCGGCACCGTCGACGACCCGGACCGGGACACCGCCTGGGGCTGGCATGACCTGGCGATGGCCTACTCCTACCTCAGCTTCCACGGCCACGCCCTCGGGGCGATCGAGCGGGCCCGCCAGGTCGGGCTGGCCGCCGGCATCCCGGAGGAGACCTTCGCCGCCCCCGGCATCCGGCTGCGCAACGCGGTCGCGCTGGACCACAACGGGGACAGCGACGGCTGCCTGCGGGTCCTCCGGGACGTCGCCGGGGACCTCAACCGGTTCCTGCGCGCCGGGCGGGCCGGCAACCTGCGGCCGAGCAGCCTGGCCGCGTACGGCTACGCGGCGGCCCGCCGGGCCGCCCTCGGCGACCGGGTGGAGTCCGGCACGGACGCCGACCCCGCCCGGCTGCTCGGCCACGGCGGCGACAGCGCCCGGGCGCGGGACATGCGCCAGCTCGGCCAGGTCTGCCTGGCCGTCGCCGACGGCCGGCCGATCGAGGCGGTGACCCGGCTGGACGCCGCCCAGGTCTCGGCCGAGACGCTCGGCGCGGCCGAACCGTCCCGGCTGCGCAGCATCGCCCTGGCCCGGGCCGGCGACCACGCCGCCGCGCACCAGGCCGACCGGCACGCGTTCCGGCTGGCGGCGCAGCGCAACGACCGGCTGCGCGACGTCTACATCGACGGGATCGCCGCCCGGATCGACCACGAGGAGATGCGCCGGGAGGCGGCCCGGTACGAGGGCGAGGCGCTCACCGACCCACTGACCGGACTGCCCAACCGGCGCCGCCTCGAGCGGTACATCGGTGCGGTCGTGGCCGGGGGTGAGCGGGTGGTGATCGGCGTCTGCGACCTGGACGGCTTCAAGGCGGTCAACACCCGGCACGGCCACCACTCGGGCGACCTGGTCCTCCAGCGGATCGCCGGAGTGATCAACCGGGTGATGCGGCGCGGCGACTTCGTCGCCCGCTACGGCGGCGACGAGTTCGTGGTGGTGCTGGCCGGGGCCGGGATGTCGGAGGCCGCCGAGGTGGCCCGCCGGATCGACGCCGCGGTCCGCACCGAGGACTGGGAGTCCCTGGTGCCCGGCACTCCGGTCGGGGTGAGCATCGGCTTCGCCGAGGTGGGCGGCACCGGCGCGAGCCTGCGGGAGGCCCTCGGCACCGCCTTCGAGCTGGCCGACCGGGAGATGCTCCGCGCCAAGTCCCGCCCCCGCGCTTCCTGA
- the prmC gene encoding peptide chain release factor N(5)-glutamine methyltransferase yields the protein MTSLPQHPSEGTERQRPSLAIARAARTLAEAGVEAPRAEAELLAAYVLGVPRGRLALADGFSADDLDRLDALVGRRVAREPLQHLTGVAGFRHLELAVGPGVFVPRPETELLAGWGVEQGRRRSAPLVVDLCSGSGAIALSVAQELPDARVVAVERSPAALAWLRRNAADRAAARDTPIEVVAADVTDPELLEELVGRVDVLLCNPPYVPRSVVVPPEVAGHDPDEAVFGGADGLAVIRPVIGRAADLLRPGGVLGVEHDDTHGAAVPALLAADGRFADVEEHRDLVDRPRFATASRRADGQHAAGGPAWQTGSS from the coding sequence GTGACCTCCCTCCCGCAACACCCGTCCGAAGGGACAGAACGCCAGCGGCCCTCGCTGGCGATAGCTCGGGCGGCCCGCACGCTGGCCGAGGCGGGGGTCGAGGCGCCCCGGGCGGAGGCCGAGCTGCTGGCCGCGTACGTGCTGGGCGTCCCCCGGGGTCGGCTGGCCCTGGCCGACGGGTTCAGCGCCGACGACCTCGACCGCTTGGACGCGCTGGTCGGCCGGCGGGTCGCCCGGGAGCCGTTGCAGCACCTCACCGGCGTCGCCGGCTTCCGGCACCTGGAGTTGGCGGTCGGCCCGGGCGTCTTCGTGCCCCGGCCGGAGACCGAGCTGCTCGCCGGCTGGGGCGTCGAGCAGGGGCGACGGCGGAGCGCGCCGCTGGTGGTCGACCTGTGCAGCGGCTCCGGCGCGATCGCCCTCTCCGTTGCCCAGGAACTGCCGGACGCCCGCGTGGTGGCGGTGGAGCGGTCCCCGGCGGCGCTGGCGTGGCTGCGGCGCAACGCCGCCGACCGGGCCGCCGCGAGGGACACCCCGATCGAGGTGGTGGCCGCCGACGTCACCGACCCGGAGCTGCTGGAGGAGCTGGTCGGCCGGGTCGACGTGCTGCTCTGCAACCCGCCGTACGTGCCGCGGTCGGTGGTGGTGCCGCCAGAGGTGGCCGGACACGATCCGGACGAGGCGGTCTTCGGCGGGGCGGACGGGCTGGCGGTGATCCGACCGGTGATCGGCCGCGCGGCCGACCTGCTGCGCCCCGGTGGGGTGCTCGGCGTCGAGCACGACGACACGCACGGCGCGGCGGTGCCCGCGCTGCTCGCGGCGGACGGCCGGTTCGCCGACGTCGAGGAGCACCGGGACCTGGTCGACCGGCCCCGGTTCGCCACGGCGTCGCGGCGAGCGGACGGCCAGCACGCCGCCGGCGGCCCGGCGTGGCAGACTGGCTCCTCGTGA
- a CDS encoding L-threonylcarbamoyladenylate synthase: protein MLYDCRSPADRDRGIAAAIEAVKNGELVVLPTDTVYGIGADAFTPYAVKALADAKGGARQAPPVLIGSRHTLDGLVFSLPRSARELVEAFWPGALTIVVEHSPSLSWDLGDSSGTVAVRMPLHPVALEVLRETGPMAVASANKVGQPAAVTAEEARDQLGYSVRAYLEAGPAPDPVPSTIVDLTGEVPRVLRQGAVGLEKLRDVVPDILDERGV from the coding sequence ATGCTCTACGACTGTCGGTCGCCCGCCGACCGGGACCGCGGCATCGCCGCTGCCATCGAGGCGGTCAAGAACGGCGAGCTGGTCGTCCTGCCGACCGACACGGTCTACGGGATCGGCGCTGACGCCTTCACCCCGTACGCGGTGAAGGCGCTCGCGGACGCCAAGGGCGGCGCGCGGCAGGCGCCGCCGGTGCTGATCGGGTCGCGGCACACCCTCGACGGCCTGGTGTTCTCGCTGCCCCGCTCGGCCCGTGAGCTGGTCGAGGCGTTCTGGCCGGGCGCGCTGACCATCGTGGTGGAGCACTCGCCGAGTCTGTCCTGGGACCTGGGCGACTCCAGCGGCACGGTGGCGGTGCGGATGCCGCTGCACCCGGTGGCCCTGGAGGTGCTGCGGGAGACCGGCCCGATGGCGGTGGCGTCGGCCAACAAGGTCGGCCAGCCGGCCGCGGTCACCGCCGAGGAGGCGCGGGACCAGCTCGGCTACTCGGTCCGCGCCTACCTGGAGGCCGGGCCCGCCCCGGACCCGGTGCCGAGCACCATCGTCGACCTCACCGGCGAGGTGCCGCGGGTGCTGCGCCAGGGCGCCGTCGGGTTGGAGAAGCTGCGCGACGTGGTGCCGGACATCCTCGACGAGCGGGGGGTCTGA
- a CDS encoding arsenate reductase/protein-tyrosine-phosphatase family protein, whose amino-acid sequence MPPFTVLHVCMGNICRSPMAERLLVLAVRERLGRLGVDPTRSDELLHSHSAGTGGWHAGEEMNPPAARQVVSRGGGVDGFAARKLRSDLIDAADLVLTATADQQEYVVALRPDAAARTFVLGEFGRLLAAVDAAGLPPVEATPDAVYARGVALVAAADAARQGASPLPADDLDDPWGRGDQCFSRVADEVEETVHPLAVALLP is encoded by the coding sequence GTGCCGCCGTTCACCGTGCTGCACGTCTGCATGGGCAACATCTGCCGTTCCCCGATGGCCGAACGGCTGCTGGTGCTCGCGGTACGGGAGCGGCTGGGCCGGCTCGGGGTCGACCCGACCCGCTCGGACGAGCTGCTGCACAGCCACAGCGCCGGCACCGGGGGCTGGCACGCGGGCGAGGAGATGAATCCGCCGGCGGCCCGGCAGGTGGTGTCGCGCGGCGGTGGCGTGGACGGGTTCGCCGCCCGCAAGCTCCGGTCGGACCTCATCGACGCCGCCGACCTGGTCCTCACCGCCACCGCCGACCAGCAGGAGTACGTGGTGGCGCTGCGTCCGGACGCGGCGGCTCGCACCTTCGTGCTGGGCGAGTTCGGTCGGCTGCTGGCCGCCGTGGACGCCGCCGGGCTGCCCCCGGTGGAGGCCACCCCGGATGCCGTGTACGCCCGCGGGGTGGCCCTGGTGGCCGCCGCCGACGCGGCTCGGCAGGGGGCCTCCCCGCTGCCCGCCGACGACCTCGACGACCCGTGGGGTCGCGGCGACCAGTGCTTCAGCCGGGTCGCCGACGAGGTCGAGGAGACGGTCCACCCGCTGGCCGTCGCGCTGTTGCCCTGA
- a CDS encoding transglycosylase domain-containing protein — translation MNRAHLDKLFTVMLAGVLAGLALAAAALPVALVFGLGFKGLMPYSELPESLRTPQPAQRSNLYADDGRTLITSFYLEDRMDVPVGEVALVMRQAILAAEDVRFYQHHGVDVRGVVRAFTVNRRDGTTRQGASTLTMQYVRNVLASDPRLTEEQRSRATEITAGRKIREMRYALALERELNKDQILSRYLNIAYFGAGAYGIAAASKRYFSTEPAKLTLAQAALLAGLVRSPDSDDPINGDADEALRRRAYVLDRMVETGQVGAADAARAKDEQLKLRPSATPNDCAAVPAEHNDWGFFCDWFTQWWKAQPAFGGSADERQRTLRRGGFKIISSLDPDMQRKATEQVLQVYPVGNKRAVPTAVVQPGSGRVLAMAVNRNFSVAANPPGQRNYPNTVNQLVAGGGDIVGYQAGSTFKLFALLAALEAGLPLATSFDSPSRLVTDYQVGGGPASCGGYWCPTNANPAWMDGDRTMWSAFGRSVNTYFAWLTEKVGADRVVEMAERLGIVLRAKDDAALARNGAKGWGPFTLGVAATTPLDLANAYATVAAEGTWCAPTPVASITDGAGRKVAAGDPDCRQVLDTEVARAAADAARCPVGDQSMYRSCDGGTAEELQPGLRRPLAGKTGSSDRNATETVVAFTPQLAVATIAANPDDPRDAVGGGVQARQIAAVGRLLAYALRNQPIVDFVPPSQTTAHRVTAPRTGN, via the coding sequence ATGAACCGGGCCCATCTCGACAAGTTGTTCACCGTCATGCTCGCCGGCGTGCTCGCCGGGCTGGCCCTGGCGGCGGCCGCGCTGCCGGTCGCGCTGGTGTTCGGGCTGGGCTTCAAGGGGCTGATGCCCTACTCGGAGCTGCCCGAGTCGCTGCGTACGCCGCAGCCGGCGCAGCGGTCCAACCTGTACGCCGACGACGGCCGCACCCTGATCACCTCCTTCTACCTGGAGGACCGGATGGACGTGCCGGTGGGCGAGGTGGCCCTGGTGATGCGGCAGGCCATCCTGGCCGCCGAGGACGTCCGGTTCTACCAGCACCACGGCGTGGACGTCCGCGGCGTGGTCCGGGCCTTCACCGTCAACCGGCGGGACGGAACGACCCGACAGGGCGCCTCCACGCTGACCATGCAGTACGTCCGCAACGTGCTGGCCAGCGATCCCCGGTTGACCGAGGAGCAGCGGTCCCGGGCCACCGAGATCACCGCGGGCCGCAAGATCCGGGAGATGCGCTACGCGCTGGCCCTGGAGCGGGAGCTGAACAAGGACCAGATCCTCAGCCGGTACCTGAACATCGCCTACTTCGGCGCCGGCGCGTACGGCATCGCGGCGGCCAGCAAGCGCTACTTCTCCACTGAGCCGGCGAAGCTGACCCTGGCCCAGGCGGCGCTGCTCGCCGGCCTGGTCCGCTCACCCGACAGCGACGACCCGATCAACGGCGATGCCGACGAGGCGCTGCGCCGCCGGGCGTACGTGCTGGACCGGATGGTGGAGACCGGCCAGGTCGGCGCGGCCGACGCCGCCCGGGCCAAGGACGAGCAGCTCAAGCTGAGGCCCAGCGCGACGCCGAACGACTGCGCCGCCGTGCCCGCCGAGCACAACGACTGGGGCTTCTTCTGCGACTGGTTCACCCAGTGGTGGAAGGCGCAGCCGGCCTTCGGCGGTTCCGCCGACGAGCGGCAGCGGACGCTGCGCCGCGGTGGCTTCAAGATCATCTCGTCGCTCGATCCGGACATGCAGCGCAAGGCCACCGAGCAGGTGCTGCAGGTCTATCCCGTCGGCAACAAGCGGGCCGTGCCGACCGCGGTGGTCCAGCCGGGCAGCGGCCGGGTGCTGGCCATGGCGGTGAACCGGAACTTCAGCGTGGCGGCCAACCCGCCCGGCCAGCGGAACTACCCGAACACCGTCAACCAGCTCGTCGCCGGCGGCGGGGACATCGTCGGCTACCAGGCCGGCTCGACGTTCAAGCTCTTCGCCCTGCTGGCCGCCCTGGAGGCGGGGCTGCCGCTGGCCACCTCCTTCGACTCGCCGTCCCGGCTCGTCACCGACTACCAGGTCGGCGGCGGTCCGGCCAGCTGCGGCGGTTACTGGTGCCCGACCAACGCCAACCCGGCGTGGATGGACGGCGACCGCACCATGTGGAGCGCCTTCGGCCGCTCGGTGAACACCTACTTCGCCTGGCTGACCGAGAAGGTGGGCGCGGACCGGGTGGTGGAGATGGCCGAGCGGCTCGGCATCGTGCTGCGCGCCAAGGACGACGCCGCGCTGGCCCGCAACGGCGCGAAGGGCTGGGGACCGTTCACCCTCGGTGTCGCCGCCACCACCCCGCTCGACCTGGCCAACGCGTACGCCACGGTGGCGGCCGAGGGAACCTGGTGCGCGCCGACGCCGGTCGCCTCGATCACCGACGGAGCCGGCCGGAAGGTGGCCGCCGGGGATCCGGACTGCCGGCAGGTGCTCGACACCGAGGTGGCCCGGGCGGCGGCGGACGCGGCCCGATGCCCGGTCGGCGACCAGTCGATGTACCGGAGCTGCGACGGCGGCACCGCCGAGGAGCTCCAGCCCGGGCTGCGCCGGCCGCTGGCCGGCAAGACCGGCAGCTCCGACCGGAACGCCACGGAGACGGTGGTGGCCTTCACCCCGCAGCTCGCGGTCGCCACCATCGCCGCGAACCCGGACGACCCCCGGGACGCGGTCGGCGGCGGCGTGCAGGCCCGGCAGATCGCCGCGGTGGGCCGGCTCCTCGCGTACGCCCTCCGCAACCAGCCAATCGTCGACTTCGTCCCGCCCAGCCAGACCACCGCCCACCGCGTCACCGCTCCCCGCACCGGCAACTAG
- a CDS encoding serine hydroxymethyltransferase encodes MENARDTFWGPDFQQLSAVDPEIAGVVLGELERLRGGLQLIASENLTSPAVLAALGSTLTNKYAEGYPGRRYYGGCAEVDRAEEIGIARAKELFGAEHANLQPHSGASANLAAYAALVQPGDTVLAMDLPHGGHLTHGSRVNFSGKWFHAVGYTVRPDTELIDYDEVRDLARAHRPKMIICGATAYPRLIDFARFREIADEVDAYLMVDAAHFIGLVAGRAVPSPVPYADVVCFTTHKVLRGPRGGMILCRESLAPRIDKAVFPFTQGGPLMHAVAAKAVALREAAQPEFRAYASQVVSNAQALAAGLAAEGMRPVSGGTDTHLALIDLREAGVTGAEAEARCDAAAVTLNKNAIPYDPQPPMVASGIRVGTPSVTTQGMREGEMRQVAALIARAVRTDPSGPGGADELTRIAAEVAELVAAFPAYPRG; translated from the coding sequence GTGGAGAACGCGAGGGACACCTTCTGGGGGCCGGACTTCCAGCAGCTCAGCGCCGTCGACCCGGAGATCGCCGGGGTGGTGCTCGGCGAGCTGGAGCGGCTGCGCGGCGGCCTGCAGCTGATCGCCAGCGAGAACCTGACGTCCCCGGCGGTGCTCGCCGCGCTCGGTTCGACGCTGACCAACAAGTACGCCGAGGGCTACCCGGGCCGGCGCTACTACGGCGGCTGCGCCGAGGTGGACCGGGCCGAGGAGATCGGCATCGCCCGGGCGAAGGAGCTCTTCGGCGCGGAGCACGCCAACCTCCAGCCGCACTCCGGTGCCAGCGCCAACCTGGCCGCGTACGCCGCCCTGGTGCAGCCGGGGGACACCGTGCTGGCGATGGACCTGCCGCACGGCGGGCACCTCACCCACGGCAGCCGGGTGAACTTCTCCGGCAAGTGGTTCCACGCCGTCGGCTACACGGTCCGGCCGGACACCGAGCTGATCGACTACGACGAGGTGCGCGACCTCGCCCGGGCACACCGCCCGAAGATGATCATCTGCGGAGCCACGGCCTATCCCCGGCTGATCGACTTCGCCCGGTTCCGCGAGATCGCCGACGAGGTCGACGCGTACCTGATGGTGGACGCGGCGCACTTCATCGGGCTGGTCGCCGGGCGGGCCGTCCCGTCGCCGGTGCCGTACGCCGACGTCGTCTGCTTCACCACCCACAAGGTGCTGCGCGGCCCGCGCGGCGGCATGATCCTGTGCCGGGAGTCGCTGGCGCCCCGGATCGACAAGGCGGTCTTTCCGTTCACTCAGGGCGGCCCGCTGATGCACGCCGTCGCCGCCAAGGCGGTCGCGCTGCGCGAGGCCGCCCAGCCCGAGTTCCGGGCATACGCCTCCCAGGTGGTGAGCAACGCCCAGGCGCTCGCCGCCGGCCTGGCCGCCGAGGGGATGCGCCCGGTGTCCGGCGGCACCGACACCCACCTCGCCCTGATCGACCTGCGCGAGGCCGGGGTGACCGGGGCCGAGGCGGAGGCCCGCTGCGACGCCGCGGCGGTCACGCTGAACAAGAACGCGATCCCGTACGACCCGCAGCCGCCGATGGTCGCCTCGGGCATCCGGGTGGGCACGCCGAGCGTCACCACCCAGGGCATGCGCGAGGGGGAGATGCGGCAGGTGGCCGCGCTGATCGCCCGGGCGGTCCGCACCGACCCTTCCGGTCCGGGGGGCGCCGACGAGCTGACCCGGATCGCCGCCGAGGTGGCCGAGCTGGTCGCCGCCTTCCCGGCGTACCCCCGTGGCTGA
- a CDS encoding AtpZ/AtpI family protein, whose amino-acid sequence MAGDQKPPSTGGSDDVPSGAGQGWTALSYLIGGMLVWGFIGWLVDQWLDSGGIATGIGVVLGMAGGIILVVRRLGTPT is encoded by the coding sequence ATGGCCGGTGACCAGAAACCCCCCAGCACTGGCGGCTCGGACGACGTTCCGTCCGGTGCCGGCCAGGGTTGGACCGCGCTCTCGTACCTCATCGGGGGCATGCTGGTCTGGGGTTTCATCGGCTGGCTGGTCGACCAGTGGCTCGACTCCGGTGGCATCGCCACCGGCATCGGCGTCGTGCTCGGCATGGCCGGGGGGATCATCCTGGTCGTCCGCCGACTCGGCACGCCTACTTAG
- the atpB gene encoding F0F1 ATP synthase subunit A has product MFGQANVLAAGQAEFPPSVEDFYLPSILPWGAHDSYWFTKITAMVWIAVGVLIIFFLASYRKPQLVPTKRQWFAESIYGFVRNNIAVDMIGHAGVRFAPYFTTLFCFVLLTNAFAIIPFFQISPNSHIAFPAFLAVISYVLFNYIGIRHHGFVKYFKNSLLPPAPWYILPLLIPIEFFSTFLVRPFSLAVRLFANMFAGHMLLLVFTLGGFAMLSANAWLAPVSVLSWVMTIALTFLEFLVIVLQAYVFTVLTASYVQGALAEEH; this is encoded by the coding sequence GTGTTCGGACAGGCGAACGTCCTGGCAGCGGGCCAGGCGGAATTCCCACCCAGCGTGGAGGACTTCTACCTGCCCAGCATCCTGCCCTGGGGTGCGCACGACTCGTACTGGTTCACCAAGATCACTGCGATGGTCTGGATCGCCGTCGGCGTCCTGATCATCTTCTTCCTGGCCAGCTATCGGAAGCCGCAGCTGGTGCCGACGAAGAGGCAGTGGTTCGCCGAGTCGATCTACGGCTTCGTGCGGAACAACATCGCGGTCGACATGATCGGGCACGCGGGGGTGCGGTTCGCGCCGTACTTCACGACGCTGTTCTGCTTCGTCCTGCTGACGAACGCGTTCGCGATCATCCCGTTCTTCCAGATCTCGCCGAACTCGCACATCGCCTTCCCGGCGTTCCTCGCCGTGATCAGCTACGTGCTGTTCAACTACATCGGCATCCGGCACCACGGCTTCGTGAAGTACTTCAAGAACTCGCTCCTCCCGCCGGCGCCCTGGTACATCCTGCCGCTGCTGATCCCGATCGAGTTCTTCTCGACCTTCCTGGTCCGGCCGTTCTCGCTGGCCGTCCGTCTCTTCGCGAACATGTTCGCCGGCCATATGCTCCTGCTGGTCTTCACGCTCGGCGGCTTCGCGATGCTCTCCGCCAACGCCTGGCTGGCGCCGGTCTCGGTGCTGTCCTGGGTGATGACCATCGCGCTCACCTTCCTCGAATTCCTGGTGATCGTCCTGCAGGCCTACGTCTTCACGGTGTTGACCGCCAGCTACGTGCAGGGCGCGCTCGCCGAAGAGCACTGA